A genomic window from Scomber scombrus chromosome 18, fScoSco1.1, whole genome shotgun sequence includes:
- the plppr2a gene encoding phospholipid phosphatase-related protein type 2a — translation MATEDKPSVKSSSSIVPCFLFVELVIMAGTVLLAYYFEYTDTFPVHVQGFFCYDKTFSKPYPGPDDTSKIPPVLIYSLVTAIPTLTILVGELCAFFTKAEGTQEKTIVTADCCYFNPLLRRIIRFLGVYAFGLFTTTIFANAGQVVTGNQTPHFLSACRPNYTALGCQSTMQYITERRACTGNPLAVMSARKSFPSKDAALSVFSAVYTVMYVTLVFKTKGTRLTKPTISLTLLCLAMIVGVVRVAEYRNHWADVLAGFFTGGSIAVFLVTCVINNFQQMQPSPPPPRPYRPESVLGMPMVTLPCVESPLEKLRGNLHSPRSHDHQPYRFPATPDVLIPSRSISSEV, via the exons CTGGTGATCATGGCTGGGACGGTTCTTCTGGCTTATTACTTCGAGTACACGGACACCTTCCCCGTGCACGTCCAGGGCTTCTTCTGCTACGACAAGACCTTCTCAAAGCCCTACCCGGGTCCGGACGACACCAGCAAGATCCCCCCGGTGCTCATCTACTCGCTTGTCACAGCCATTCCCACCCTCACG ATTCTTGTCGGAGAGCTGTGTGCCTTCTTTACCAAGGCGGAGGGAACCCAGGAGAAGACCATTGTCACTGCGGATTGCTGCTACTTCAACCCCCTGCTGAGACGCATAATACGCTTCCTAG GTGTCTACGCCTTCGGCCTGTTCACCACTACCATTTTCGCCAATGCCGGCCAAGTGGTGACAGGAAACCAGACgcctcacttcctgtctgcctgCCGACCAAACTACACAGCGTTAGGCTGCCAGTCCACCATGCAGTACATCACAGAGCGCCGTGCTTGTACCGGCAACCCGCTGGCTGTCATGTCTGCACGTAAATCCTTCCCGTCCAAGGATGCAGCACTCAGCGTCTTCTCAGCAGTGTACACAGTG ATGTACGTGACGCTGGTGTTCAAGACCAAAGGCACACGGCTGACCAAGCCCACCATCAGCCTCACCCTGCTCTGCCTGGCTATGATAGTAGGCGTAGTCAGGGTGGCTGAGTACCGCAACCACTGGGCTGACGTCCTGGCGGGATTCTTCACCGGGGGGTCCATCGCTGTCTTTTTG GTGACTTGCGTGATTAACAACTTCCAGCAGATGCAGCCCAGTCCTCCTCCACCGCGACCCTACCGTCCAGAGTCCGTGCTGGGGATGCCCATGGTGACGCTGCCGTGCGTGGAGAGTCCACTCGAAAA ACTCCGCGGGAATCTCCATTCACCGAGATCACATGACCATCAGCCCTATCGGTTCCCCGCCACCCCCGATGTCCTCATACCGTCTCGCTCCATTTCCAGCGAAGTCTAG